The following coding sequences are from one Luteolibacter rhizosphaerae window:
- the rho gene encoding transcription termination factor Rho — MSHNTPQDTAGYESAADTSSSEPKPAAKKAAKKAAKKAVAKKAVAKKAATKKVAKAKAAEEAPTQAVLPLLDVPVEATPKPAKKAARKKAVASEEKSFPLAEPAAPVAREEKPAAKGASAPVEAPAPQESTLGENRPTAFGRVPGGGRVAQREERGPRENREPRENPGEQNRHQGGGQPQEGGSRDRTEANRERRKRRRKRRREREREGRSGGGEVQGERQDRGERQERGDRRDRQERAERQGGSEPVEKAPAFTGPKVEVNGMLELAPKGFGFLRVPSKNFEQARDDVFVSPEMVRRYGLRPGVWIHGLAQDGSRGQQLVELTAINDLSPEDAKRLPAFEELKAVNPNKRISFETTPERFTTRTLDLMAPVGRGQRGLIVSPPRSGKTTLLLHIAEAVRELHDESLHLMILLVDERPEEVTEFRRTLPGAEIYASSNDEGARSHCRIAELCIERAKRLVESGRHVFLLMDSITRLARAYNGGARQHGRGIGTGGITVGALEVPRRLFAAARNTREAGSLTILATALIQTNSRADEAIFQEFKGTGNMELVLDRKIAENYIYPAVDIFKSGTRREELLLPEHMLHKIHLIRRGLSGHRPVEAMERLLYFVKKFPNNPQMLLEIKG, encoded by the coding sequence ATGAGCCATAATACGCCCCAGGACACCGCCGGCTACGAATCCGCCGCGGACACCTCATCCTCCGAACCGAAGCCCGCTGCGAAGAAGGCCGCGAAGAAAGCCGCCAAAAAGGCTGTCGCGAAGAAAGCCGTCGCAAAGAAGGCAGCTACGAAAAAGGTGGCGAAGGCGAAAGCCGCGGAGGAAGCGCCGACTCAAGCCGTGCTGCCGTTGCTCGACGTGCCCGTTGAGGCGACACCGAAGCCAGCCAAGAAGGCGGCTCGCAAGAAGGCGGTGGCCTCCGAGGAGAAATCTTTCCCGCTCGCAGAGCCCGCCGCTCCCGTAGCACGCGAGGAGAAGCCCGCCGCGAAGGGGGCCTCCGCCCCGGTGGAAGCGCCTGCCCCGCAGGAGTCCACTCTAGGTGAGAATCGTCCGACTGCCTTCGGCCGCGTGCCCGGCGGGGGACGGGTCGCCCAGCGGGAGGAGCGTGGGCCTCGTGAAAACCGTGAGCCTCGTGAGAATCCCGGCGAGCAGAATCGCCACCAAGGCGGGGGACAGCCGCAGGAAGGTGGATCCCGCGATCGCACCGAGGCAAATCGCGAGCGTCGCAAGCGTCGTCGCAAACGCCGCCGTGAGCGCGAACGCGAAGGTCGCTCCGGCGGTGGTGAAGTCCAAGGCGAACGCCAGGACCGCGGGGAGCGCCAAGAGCGCGGTGACCGTCGTGATCGTCAGGAACGTGCCGAGCGACAAGGTGGTTCCGAGCCGGTCGAGAAAGCACCGGCATTTACAGGCCCGAAGGTCGAAGTGAACGGCATGCTGGAACTCGCGCCGAAGGGCTTCGGCTTCCTGCGCGTGCCTTCAAAGAACTTTGAGCAAGCGCGCGACGATGTATTTGTTTCGCCGGAGATGGTGCGCCGCTACGGTCTGCGCCCCGGTGTATGGATTCACGGTCTCGCCCAAGATGGATCGCGGGGCCAGCAACTGGTCGAGTTGACCGCCATCAACGATCTCAGTCCGGAAGATGCCAAGCGGCTGCCGGCCTTCGAGGAACTGAAGGCGGTGAACCCGAACAAGCGGATCAGCTTCGAGACCACGCCGGAGCGTTTCACCACGCGCACACTGGACCTGATGGCACCGGTCGGTCGCGGCCAGCGCGGCCTGATCGTTTCACCGCCGCGCTCGGGCAAGACCACTCTGTTACTGCACATCGCGGAAGCCGTGCGCGAGCTGCACGATGAATCGCTGCACCTGATGATCCTGCTCGTGGACGAACGGCCGGAAGAAGTGACGGAGTTCCGCCGTACCCTTCCGGGTGCCGAGATCTACGCCAGCTCGAACGACGAAGGTGCCCGCAGCCACTGCCGCATCGCGGAGCTTTGCATCGAGCGTGCGAAGCGTCTTGTGGAGTCCGGTCGCCATGTTTTCCTGCTGATGGATTCGATCACGCGTCTGGCCCGCGCCTACAATGGTGGTGCCCGCCAGCACGGCCGCGGCATCGGCACCGGTGGCATTACGGTGGGTGCGCTGGAAGTGCCGCGTCGCCTCTTTGCCGCCGCGCGCAATACCCGCGAGGCCGGCTCGCTGACGATTCTCGCCACGGCGCTGATCCAGACGAACAGCCGGGCGGATGAAGCGATCTTCCAAGAGTTCAAGGGCACCGGTAACATGGAGCTCGTCTTGGATCGCAAGATCGCGGAGAACTACATCTACCCTGCGGTGGACATCTTCAAATCCGGCACGCGGCGCGAAGAGTTGCTGCTGCCCGAGCATATGCTGCACAAGATCCACCTGATTCGCCGCGGCCTCTCGGGCCACCGCCCGGTGGAGGCAATGGAGCGCCTGCTCTACTTCGTGAAGAAATTCCCGAACAACCCGCAGATGCTGCTCGAGATCAAGGGTTGA
- a CDS encoding YebC/PmpR family DNA-binding transcriptional regulator has product MAGHNKWSKVKHIKARVDVIKGRVFSKCAHEIALAARAGGGDVGMNARLRAAVDNAKAVSMPKDNIDRAIKKGLGELGGEVIQEVTYEGYGPAGVAFLIEAATDNLNRTAADIRTIFSKNGGSVATPGSVTYQFDRKGEIRIAADGIDEDRMMEAGILAGADDVQSDESEHVVYTSPTELAAVAGELRGAGFHIASEKLVSVPQNPSVVADPEIARQVMKLYDLLDAYDDTLNVFTNFEVAEEVLVALDS; this is encoded by the coding sequence ATGGCTGGTCACAACAAGTGGTCGAAGGTCAAGCACATCAAGGCTCGCGTCGATGTCATCAAAGGCAGGGTGTTCAGCAAGTGCGCCCATGAAATCGCGCTCGCAGCCCGTGCCGGAGGTGGCGACGTCGGCATGAATGCCCGTCTCCGCGCCGCCGTCGATAATGCCAAGGCCGTCTCGATGCCGAAGGACAACATCGACCGCGCGATCAAGAAGGGTCTGGGCGAGCTCGGAGGCGAGGTAATCCAGGAGGTCACTTACGAAGGATACGGCCCGGCCGGTGTGGCATTCCTGATCGAAGCCGCCACCGACAACCTGAACCGTACCGCGGCCGATATCCGCACGATTTTTTCCAAGAATGGCGGTAGCGTCGCCACCCCCGGTAGCGTGACCTACCAGTTCGACCGCAAAGGCGAGATCCGGATCGCAGCGGACGGCATTGATGAGGACCGCATGATGGAGGCCGGGATCCTCGCCGGTGCGGATGACGTGCAGAGCGATGAAAGCGAGCACGTGGTCTACACCTCCCCGACCGAGCTGGCTGCCGTGGCCGGGGAATTGCGCGGCGCGGGTTTCCACATCGCTTCCGAGAAGCTCGTTTCCGTCCCCCAGAATCCCTCCGTCGTCGCCGATCCCGAGATCGCACGGCAGGTCATGAAACTCTACGACCTGCTGGATGCCTACGACGACACCCTGAATGTTTTCACCAATTTCGAAGTGGCCGAGGAAGTCCTCGTCGCCCTCGACTCATAA
- a CDS encoding VOC family protein, producing MKRVTGIGGVFIKAKDPEALGSRYKRHLGIDIKEWGGFTFHWHTPEEPNPHGATVWGLFKEDSSYFGAGSAPFMINYRVHDLAFLLDALRREGCAVEPKTEDSEYGKFGWVTDPEGNRVELWEPPPGPAAD from the coding sequence ATGAAACGAGTCACCGGCATTGGCGGAGTCTTCATCAAGGCCAAGGACCCAGAGGCATTGGGGAGTCGGTACAAGCGACACCTCGGGATCGACATCAAAGAATGGGGCGGCTTCACCTTTCACTGGCACACGCCGGAGGAGCCTAATCCCCACGGAGCCACCGTGTGGGGTCTCTTCAAGGAGGACAGCAGCTACTTCGGAGCGGGCAGCGCGCCCTTCATGATCAACTACCGTGTCCACGATCTGGCATTTCTGTTAGACGCCCTGCGCCGCGAGGGCTGTGCGGTCGAGCCGAAAACCGAGGACTCGGAATACGGGAAATTCGGCTGGGTCACGGATCCGGAGGGGAACCGTGTGGAGCTATGGGAGCCGCCGCCGGGGCCTGCGGCGGATTGA
- a CDS encoding alpha/beta fold hydrolase, producing the protein MLLVVPEFDRVRFDVEAYQEGGVMRKGKLQPKAQWTFNYLAPLLAQVFEREGRDLPYYLVGHSAGAQFLGRMAALYPNEAKRMVLVNPGSLIFPDRDQAYPYGFGGLPDELASDTALRRYLAAPLTLYLGTGDVGLKDLSTGKRAMRQGPTRIERGRNCHEEARQLAETKAWALSWKRVEAEGLDHGSRPMWEHANCRLAILGEVAEETSK; encoded by the coding sequence ATGTTGCTCGTCGTGCCGGAGTTCGACCGCGTACGCTTTGATGTCGAGGCCTATCAGGAGGGGGGAGTGATGAGGAAAGGCAAGCTTCAACCGAAGGCGCAATGGACCTTCAACTATCTCGCGCCGCTGCTCGCGCAGGTCTTCGAGCGTGAGGGGCGCGACTTGCCATACTACCTCGTGGGCCACTCGGCCGGTGCACAGTTCCTCGGGCGTATGGCGGCGCTGTATCCGAATGAGGCGAAGCGGATGGTCCTCGTGAATCCGGGTTCGCTGATTTTTCCGGACCGCGATCAGGCCTATCCTTATGGCTTCGGCGGTTTGCCGGATGAGTTAGCATCCGACACTGCGCTCCGGCGCTACCTGGCGGCCCCGTTGACGCTGTATCTCGGTACCGGCGATGTGGGCCTCAAGGATCTCTCGACCGGCAAGCGGGCGATGCGACAGGGGCCGACCCGCATCGAGCGCGGCAGGAATTGCCATGAGGAGGCCAGGCAATTGGCGGAGACGAAAGCGTGGGCACTCTCGTGGAAGAGGGTCGAAGCCGAGGGGCTTGATCATGGTTCGCGCCCGATGTGGGAACACGCGAACTGCCGCTTGGCGATCCTGGGAGAAGTCGCGGAAGAGACGTCGAAGTAA
- the trpS gene encoding tryptophan--tRNA ligase, with the protein MRILTGLQPSGKLHVGNYFGAMEPAVRLQDEGEAFYFIANYHAMTTVKNPDELRSFTRELAIDFLAAGLDPKRSTFFLQSAVPEVNELAWILSNVCPVSQLEKAHSYKDKIAHGFSPHHGLFAYPILMAADILLYDSNCVPVGKDQKQHLEITRDLAGKINEAYGEGTLVVPEPMIREATAVVPGLDGQKMSKSYGNTLPLFAEEGEAKKLIMKKLVTDATALEAPKPKENSTLLALYRLMANDEQVAAMEADYDRGGIGYGDFKKRLLEAYEARFEPMRVRRAELLADPGFVDQVLAQGAEKARAAAAPVIDRVRKAVGLA; encoded by the coding sequence ATGCGCATTTTGACCGGTCTGCAGCCCAGCGGTAAACTTCACGTCGGCAACTACTTCGGCGCGATGGAGCCTGCCGTGCGCCTGCAAGACGAGGGCGAGGCCTTCTACTTCATTGCGAACTACCACGCGATGACGACGGTGAAGAATCCGGATGAGCTCCGCAGCTTCACCCGCGAGCTCGCGATTGATTTCCTGGCGGCCGGACTCGATCCGAAGCGCTCGACCTTCTTCCTGCAGAGCGCGGTGCCGGAGGTGAACGAGTTGGCGTGGATCCTCTCCAATGTTTGCCCGGTGAGCCAGCTTGAGAAGGCCCACTCCTACAAGGACAAGATCGCCCACGGCTTCTCCCCGCATCACGGCCTCTTCGCCTATCCGATCCTGATGGCGGCGGACATCCTGCTCTACGATTCCAATTGTGTCCCGGTGGGCAAGGACCAGAAGCAGCATCTGGAGATCACGCGGGATCTGGCTGGCAAGATCAACGAAGCCTATGGCGAAGGAACCCTGGTGGTGCCGGAACCGATGATCCGCGAGGCGACTGCCGTGGTGCCCGGACTCGATGGCCAGAAGATGAGCAAGAGCTATGGCAACACGCTCCCGCTTTTCGCCGAAGAGGGCGAGGCGAAGAAGCTCATCATGAAGAAGCTCGTGACCGACGCGACGGCGCTCGAGGCACCGAAGCCGAAGGAGAATTCCACACTGCTCGCACTCTATCGTCTGATGGCGAATGACGAGCAAGTGGCCGCGATGGAGGCCGACTATGACCGCGGCGGTATCGGCTATGGTGACTTCAAGAAGCGCCTGCTGGAAGCCTACGAAGCCCGCTTCGAGCCCATGCGCGTGCGGCGTGCCGAGTTGCTGGCAGATCCAGGCTTCGTCGATCAGGTCTTGGCACAGGGCGCTGAGAAGGCACGTGCTGCTGCCGCGCCGGTGATCGACCGCGTGCGCAAGGCCGTGGGCTTGGCATGA
- the icd gene encoding NADP-dependent isocitrate dehydrogenase, with translation MAYEHLTPPAGDKITIKDGILNVPDQPVIPFIEGDGTGPDIWKASQKVFDAAVEKAYGGKRKISWFEVLAGEKSYDLFKDKVSDLGKAWLPDDTLKAFDEYLVGIKGPLTTPVGGGIRSLNVALRQILDLYVCLRPVRWFEGVPSPVKRPDLTDMVIFRENTEDIYAGIEFKAGTDEAKAFGAFLSEKYPALAKKVRFPETAGYGVKPVSEEGTERLVRAAIEYAIAEGKDSVTLVHKGNIMKFTEGGFRDWGYELAKKEYGAVELDGGPWCKIPEGKRGAGIIIKDVIADAFLQQILTRPAEYSVVATLNLNGDYISDALAACVGGIGIAPGGNINYVTGHAIFEATHGTAPKYANLDKVNPGSVILSGEMMLRHLGWTEAADLIIKGVNGAIGSKTVTYDFARLMDDAKEVKCSEFGDAIIKAMD, from the coding sequence ATGGCTTACGAACACCTGACCCCGCCCGCCGGAGACAAGATCACCATCAAGGATGGCATCCTCAACGTTCCGGATCAGCCCGTCATTCCGTTCATCGAAGGTGACGGCACTGGCCCGGATATCTGGAAGGCCTCGCAGAAGGTGTTCGATGCCGCGGTCGAGAAAGCCTACGGTGGCAAGCGCAAGATCTCCTGGTTCGAAGTGTTGGCTGGCGAGAAGTCCTACGATCTCTTTAAGGACAAGGTCTCCGATCTCGGCAAGGCGTGGCTCCCGGACGACACCCTGAAGGCCTTCGACGAATACCTCGTCGGCATCAAGGGCCCGCTGACTACTCCGGTTGGTGGTGGCATTCGCTCGCTGAACGTGGCCCTGCGCCAGATTCTCGATCTCTATGTCTGCTTGCGCCCGGTGCGTTGGTTCGAAGGTGTGCCGAGCCCGGTGAAGCGCCCGGACCTCACCGACATGGTGATCTTCCGTGAGAATACCGAGGACATCTACGCCGGTATCGAATTCAAGGCCGGCACCGATGAGGCGAAGGCCTTTGGCGCGTTCCTGAGCGAGAAGTATCCCGCGCTGGCCAAGAAGGTCCGCTTCCCGGAAACCGCCGGCTACGGTGTGAAGCCGGTATCGGAAGAAGGCACCGAGCGCCTCGTGCGAGCCGCGATCGAATACGCGATCGCCGAAGGGAAGGACTCCGTGACCCTCGTCCACAAGGGCAACATCATGAAGTTCACCGAAGGTGGCTTCCGTGACTGGGGCTACGAGCTGGCCAAAAAGGAGTACGGCGCGGTGGAACTCGACGGCGGCCCATGGTGCAAGATCCCGGAAGGCAAGCGCGGCGCAGGCATCATCATCAAGGACGTCATCGCCGACGCCTTCCTGCAGCAGATTCTCACCCGCCCGGCGGAATACTCCGTGGTGGCCACGCTGAATCTGAACGGCGACTACATCTCGGACGCCCTCGCCGCCTGCGTCGGCGGCATCGGCATCGCTCCCGGCGGTAACATCAACTACGTCACCGGCCACGCGATCTTCGAGGCTACTCACGGTACCGCACCGAAGTATGCCAACCTGGACAAGGTAAACCCCGGTTCCGTGATTCTTTCCGGCGAAATGATGCTCCGCCACCTCGGCTGGACCGAGGCTGCCGACCTCATCATCAAGGGCGTGAACGGCGCCATCGGCTCCAAGACCGTCACCTACGACTTCGCCCGCCTCATGGACGACGCGAAGGAAGTGAAGTGCTCGGAGTTCGGCGACGCGATCATCAAGGCGATGGATTGA
- a CDS encoding SDR family oxidoreductase, with amino-acid sequence MQRLAGSTVLVTGASSGIGRALSEMLIEQGASVLGVTRRPAALPAGVAPIEADLTKREEVQEVFHRLGRIDALVNCAGIAYLSRIIDGNAADWEEMWRVNVFALTLCCQMALRHFPREGGRIVNVSSMSGHRVPPTGGFYAPTKFAVRAVTDALRLELKAAGLPIQVACVSPGFVDTPLLDQYFRGREDVLRKTKESMTMLTPQDVACAILTVLDAPAHVEIGDILLRSTDQRM; translated from the coding sequence ATGCAGCGTCTTGCCGGGTCCACCGTCCTTGTCACCGGAGCTTCCAGCGGTATCGGCCGGGCGCTGTCCGAAATGCTGATCGAGCAGGGAGCCTCGGTCCTCGGCGTCACCCGCCGACCGGCGGCCTTGCCTGCCGGGGTTGCTCCCATCGAGGCGGATTTGACCAAGCGGGAAGAAGTCCAGGAGGTATTTCATCGTCTCGGCCGCATCGATGCGCTCGTGAACTGCGCGGGGATCGCCTACCTCTCCCGCATCATCGATGGGAATGCCGCCGACTGGGAAGAGATGTGGCGCGTCAATGTCTTCGCCCTCACACTCTGCTGCCAGATGGCCCTGCGCCATTTCCCGCGTGAGGGCGGAAGGATTGTGAACGTCTCCTCGATGAGTGGTCATCGCGTCCCGCCCACAGGTGGCTTCTACGCCCCCACCAAGTTCGCGGTTAGAGCGGTGACCGATGCCTTGCGCCTCGAACTGAAGGCGGCCGGCCTGCCGATCCAAGTCGCCTGCGTTTCTCCCGGTTTCGTCGATACTCCTTTGCTCGATCAGTACTTCCGCGGCCGCGAAGACGTGCTGAGGAAGACCAAGGAAAGTATGACGATGCTCACTCCGCAGGACGTCGCCTGTGCCATCCTCACCGTCTTGGATGCCCCGGCCCACGTGGAGATCGGCGACATTCTCCTCCGCAGCACGGATCAGCGGATGTGA